A stretch of Prunus dulcis chromosome 6, ALMONDv2, whole genome shotgun sequence DNA encodes these proteins:
- the LOC117631071 gene encoding sorting nexin 2B-like produces the protein MMGSEKQGIEEAQLYASKEEMENLVLDDPLNGNKSYSSYRSTMSSLSDTHHPLSSSSPLVSATTAAAPADADPLISPLPYRDLRNPNSAPDNSTYLDPPAYADVIFSPFDADTIAEINGIESPSKSSDNSSSYSLSRSPSSTSEYIKITVSNPQKEQETTNSIVPGGNTYVTYLITTRTNIPDFGGSEFGVRRRFRDVVTLSDRLAESYRGFFIPPRPDKSVVESQVMQKQEFVEQRRVALEKYLRRLASHPVIKRSDELKVFLQVQGRLPLPLTTDVASRMLDGAVKLPKQLFGESGAVLAPQEVVQPAKGGRDLLRLFKELKQSMSNDWGASKPPVGEEDKEFLEKKQKMQELEEQLSNASQQAESLVKAQQDMGETMGELGLAFIKLTKFENEEALFNSQRVRAADMKNVATAAVKASRFYRELNAQTVKHLDTFHEYLGLMLAVNSAFSDRSSALLTVQTLLSELDMLQSRAEKLEVQSNKIFGGDKSRIRKLEELNETIRVTEDAKNVAIREYERIKENNKSELERLDNERHADFLNMLKGFVLNQVGYAEKISNVWSKVAEETSSYSREST, from the exons ATGATGGGCTCTGAAAAACAGGGCATTGAAGAAGCCCAGCTCTACGCGTCCAAGGAAGAAATGGAAAATCTCGTGCTCGACGACCCTTTGAACGGCAATAAATCGTACTCGAGTTATCGCAGCACCATGTCGTCGCTCTCCGATACGCACCACCCTCTCTCCTCGTCGTCCCCGCTCGTCTCCGCCACCACCGCCGCTGCCCCAGCCGACGCCGATCCCCTAATATCGCCCCTACCGTACCGCGATCTCCGAAACCCTAACTCTGCCCCCGATAACTCCACATACCTCGACCCGCCTGCTTACGCCGACGTGATATTCAGTCCCTTCGATGCCGACACCATCGCCGAAATCAACGGCATCGAGAGCCCCAGCAAGAGCTCCGACAATTCGAGCTCGTACTCTCTCTCGCGATCTCCGTCTTCCACCTCCGAGTACATTAAAATCACGGTCTCGAATCCTCAGAAAGAGCAGGAGACCACGAATTCGATCGTTCCGGGAGGTAACACCTATGTCACGTACCTGATCACGACTCGGACGAACATTCCGGATTTCGGCGGATCGGAATTCGGAGTCCGACGACGGTTCCGAGACGTGGTGACGTTATCGGACCGGTTGGCCGAGTCGTACAGAGGGTTCTTTATACCGCCGAGGCCGGACAAGAGCGTGGTGGAGAGTCAGGTGATGCAGAAACAGGAGTTTGTGGAGCAGAGAAGAGTGGCATTGGAAAAGTACTTGAGGCGATTGGCTTCACACCCAGTGATCAAGAGAAGCGACGAATTGAAGGTCTTTTTGCAGGTTCAGGGGAGGCTTCCGCTGCCGTTGACCACTGATGTGGCGTCGAGGATGCTTGATGGGGCAGTGAAGCTTCCAAAGCAGCTGTTCGGGGAGAGCGGGGCGGTACTGGCGCCACAAGAGGTGGTTCAGCCGGCGAAGGGCGGGAGGGATTTGTTGAGGTTGTTCAAGGAGTTGAAGCAGTCTATGTCTAATGACTGGGGAGCTTCGAAGCCGCCGGTGGGGGAGGAGGACAAGGAGTTTTTGGAGAAGAAACAGAAGATGCAGGAGCTGGAGGAACAGCTCAGCAATGCGTCTCAGCAG GCTGAATCACTTGTGAAAGCCCAACAAGACATGGGAGAGACAATGGGAGAGTTAGGACTGGCGTTTATAAAACTGACCAAGTTTGAGAATGAGGAGGCATTGTTCAACTCTCAAAGAGTGCGAGCAGCTGACATGAAGAATGTGGCAACTGCTGCAGTCAAAGCTAGCAGATTCTATCGAGAGTTAAATGCTCAGACTGTCAAACATTTG GACACGTTCCATGAATATCTTGGGCTTATGTTAGCTGTCAACAGTGCGTTCTCAGATCGGTCAAGTGCTTTATTAACAGTGCAGACTCTACTATCAGAACTGGATATGCTGCAATCAAGAGCTGAAAAACTTGAAGttcaatcaaataaaatatttggtGGCGACAAATCAAGGATTCGCAAGCTAGAGGAGTTAAATGAAACCATAAGAGTCACTGAGGATGCTAAAAATGTGGCAATCAGAGAATATGAGCGGATCAAG GAAAATAACAAGAGTGAACTTGAAAGGCTTGACAACGAGAGGCATGCTGACTTCTTGAACATGTTGAAGGGATTTGTGCTTAATCAG GTGGGATATGctgaaaaaatttcaaatgtgTGGTCAAAGGTTGCTGAAGAGACCAGTTCGTATTCTAGAGAGAGCACTTGA